The window CCTGGACGGCCGGGACCTGGTCCTCCTGGAGCAGCGAGATGCCCACCTCGTAGCCCTTGGCCTTGAGGAAGGTGTACGCCATGCCGCCGCCGATGAGGATGTGGTCGGCCTTCTCCAGCAGGTGGTCGATGACCCCGAGCTTGTCGGAGACCTTGGCACCGCCGAGGACCACGGCGTACGGGCGCGCGACGTCCTCGGTGAGCTTCTTCAGGACGCCGACCTCGGTGGCGATCAGGCCGCCGGCCGCGTGGGGCAGGCGGGCCGGGAGGTCGTAGACCGAGGCGTGCTTGCGGTGGACGGCGCCGAAGCCGTCGCCGACGTAGACGTCGGCGAGTTCGGCCAGCTGGTCCGCGAAGGCGCCGCGCTCGGCGTCGTCCTTGGAGGTCTCACCGGCGTTGAAGCGAAGGTTCTCGATGACGGCGACCTGGCCGTCGGCGAGACCGGCGACCGTGGAGCGGGCGGACTCCCCCACGGTGTCGGTCGCGAAGGCGACGTCGGTCCCGAGCAGCTCACCCAGGCGCGCGGCGGCGGGCGCCAGCGAGAAGGCGGGGTCCGGGGCACCCTTGGGGCGGCCGAGGTGCGAGGCGACGACGACGCGTGCGCCGGCTTCGGCGAGCCGGGCGACCGTCGGCCGGACGGCGCGGATGCGGCCGTCGTCGGTGATCGTGGTGCCGTCCAGCGGCACGTTGAGGTCGGCGCGGACGAATACCCGCTTGCCGGCGACCCCTTCGTCGAGAAGTTCGTCGATCGTCTTCATCTGTTAGCGGTACTCCTTGGAAGGACGGATGAGTACGCAAGGGGCTCGGACGGCGCCACGTCGCGCCGTCCGAGCCCCTTGCTCACATCGAGATGCCTGCCGATCCGAGGATCAGAGCTGGCCGCCGACGAAGACGGTCAGGTCGACGAGGCGGTTGGAGTAACCCCACTCGTTGTCGTACCAGCCGAGGATCTTAACCGAGTTGCCCTCCTGGACCATCGTCAGGGAGGAGTCGAAGGTGCAGGACGACGGGTCACCGACGATGTCCGAGGACACGATCGGGTCCTCGGTGTAGGTCAGGAAGCCCTTGAGGTCGCCGTCGTCGGACGCCTTCTTGAACGCGGCGTTGACCTCGTCCTTGGTGACCTCGCGCTGCAGGGTGACGACGAGGTCGGTGGCGGAACCGGTCGGGACCGGGACGCGCATCGCGATGCCGTCGAGCTTGCCCTTGAGCTGCGGGAGGACCAGGGCGGTCGCCTTGGCGGCGCCCGTCGTGGTCGGGATGATGTTCTCGGCGGCGGCGCGGGCGCGGCGCAGGTCCGAGTGCGGGAAGTCCAGGATGCGCTGGTCGTTCGTGTACGCGTGGACCGTCGTCATCAGACCCTTGACGATGCCGAAGTTCTCGTCGAGGACCTTGGCCATCGGCGCCACACAGTTGGTGGTGCAGGAGGCGTTGGAGATGACGTGGTGGTTGGCCGCGTCGTACTTGTCCTGGTTGACGCCCATCACGATGGTGATGTCCTCGTCCTTGGCCGGAGCCGAGATGAGGACCTTCTTGGCGCCACCGGCGATGTGCTTCTCGGCGTCGGCCTTCTTGGTGAAGATGCCGGTCGACTCGATGACGATGTCGACGCCCAGCTGACCCCAGGGGATGTCGGCCGGGTTGCGCTCGGAGAGCACCTTGATGGTGTGGCCGTCGACGGTGATGGTGTCGGCGGTGTGGCTGACCTCTGCCTTGAGCCGACCCAGGATGGTGTCGTACTTCAGCAGGTGGGCAGTGGTCGCGGTGTCACCCAGGTCGTTGACAGCCACGATCTCGATGTCCGCACCCTGCTCCAGCAGCGCGCGGAAGTAGTTACGACCGATGCGGCCAAAGCCGTTGATGCCTACGCGGATCGTCACGAACCGATCTCCTCGTTAGGAACGCCGGTTTCGATGCCGGCGAGTTTTATTAGGGATGTCCCCGACCGCCTACGACCCTACCTCTCCCGGGGCCCGGGAGTGACATCGAGTGGAGGGGCACGGAGAGGGAGTTACCTACTCTTCGGTAGGAGCCGCCACCTCCGGTTTCGGGCGGGCCCAGG is drawn from Streptomyces sp. NBC_00178 and contains these coding sequences:
- a CDS encoding phosphoglycerate kinase — encoded protein: MKTIDELLDEGVAGKRVFVRADLNVPLDGTTITDDGRIRAVRPTVARLAEAGARVVVASHLGRPKGAPDPAFSLAPAAARLGELLGTDVAFATDTVGESARSTVAGLADGQVAVIENLRFNAGETSKDDAERGAFADQLAELADVYVGDGFGAVHRKHASVYDLPARLPHAAGGLIATEVGVLKKLTEDVARPYAVVLGGAKVSDKLGVIDHLLEKADHILIGGGMAYTFLKAKGYEVGISLLQEDQVPAVQGYLKRAEELGVEFVLPVDVLVAREFPDLKTKAPANPTTVAADAIPADQEGLDIGPETRELYASKLADAATVFWNGPMGVFEHPDYAQGTRALAQALVDSPAFSVVGGGDSAAAVRILGFDDNAFGHISTGGGASLEYLEGKTLPGLAALED
- the gap gene encoding type I glyceraldehyde-3-phosphate dehydrogenase; the encoded protein is MTIRVGINGFGRIGRNYFRALLEQGADIEIVAVNDLGDTATTAHLLKYDTILGRLKAEVSHTADTITVDGHTIKVLSERNPADIPWGQLGVDIVIESTGIFTKKADAEKHIAGGAKKVLISAPAKDEDITIVMGVNQDKYDAANHHVISNASCTTNCVAPMAKVLDENFGIVKGLMTTVHAYTNDQRILDFPHSDLRRARAAAENIIPTTTGAAKATALVLPQLKGKLDGIAMRVPVPTGSATDLVVTLQREVTKDEVNAAFKKASDDGDLKGFLTYTEDPIVSSDIVGDPSSCTFDSSLTMVQEGNSVKILGWYDNEWGYSNRLVDLTVFVGGQL